TTTGTTTGCTCAACTCAATCAACTCCTCATCGTGAGTATGGGGGGATGGCTGGTGATTCAGCAAGATCTGTCCACGGGTGCTTTGGCGGCCTGTACTTTGTTGAGTGGTCAGGTTGCAGCGCCACTGGGCAAACTTTTTGCTGCTGATGGTCAGAAAGCCAATCTCGATCAGGCCACCTCTGATTATCAGCAACTGATCAATCTTCCTCAGGAGCAAAATCTTCTTATAGGAGCTGATGAAACTCCCTTAAACACAACATTGGCGTTTTGTGGACAGCATTTGCAGCCTGGAGCGATCATGATTCTTTTGGGTGGCAGTCCTGGGCAGTCAACGGCTTTGCTTGATGCGATCCAAGTTGCTGATGATGATCCTGCCTTCGGTTTCGAATTTGGAAGACAATCGCTTTCCGCCTTCCGTAAAACATGGCTGAGAAGAAGCTTGGCTCGATTGAAATCGGCACCCGATCCTTTTCGCGGCACGTTGATGGACTCGCTCACTGGATTTGAAGCCAATACCCGTTCCGCCGATGCTGTTGCCTTATGTCAGCAGCATGGTGTTTCGTCTCTGATTCAGGCATTGCCCAGGGGGTACAACACCATCATTAGTGAAAGTCAGGATTATCCACTTTCTCTTGGGTTGCGATTTCGGATCAGTGTGATTCAGGCCTTGCTGAACAATCCTTCCGTGTTGCTTTTGGATGGAACGTTCCCTCAGCTCACTCCTGATTGTTTGAGTTGGTTTCTTGATTTAAAGGTCTCTTGTTCACGCCTGATTGCGTTGCAACGGGAGACTCCTGGACTGCCCGGAGACATTCAATATCTTCGTTGGAACGCTGATCAACTCGAAGAGGTGGTGTTGTGATGTCGAGGGATATCTTGTTTGAAAAGCTTGCTCAAAGTGAATCTCCATCGGCGAGGCTGTTGCCAGAGCTTCTTGATGCCCTTGCATGGTCTGGTGAATCCGTTCAGCTTCGCAATGCGCTCAGCGGTAGTCCTCTGAGCATGGACGGCGTTGATCTTCTGAATACGCTTGCGAATCTGGGATTCCGCTGGGATGTGCGTCGCTTCCGCGGAGCACTGACGCCTGAACGTCTTCCTCCCCTCGACTTTCCTGTGCTCATTCGTTCGCAGTTAGGTAAAACGTTTCAGTTGATCGAAAATGAACAGGACCTCCGTAAGGCTTTGCCGAGTCTGCGTCGCCTGTTCGTTTATAGCTTTCGGTTTGAGCCGCAGAGGTTGGCTGAGCAACGTCAATGGTTTCAAGCGCTTGTGCTCCGCTTTCGAGGCAGCATTGCTGAGCTTTATGTGATGAGTCTGTTGATCGCTCTTCTTACCTTAGTTCTGCCCTTTTATATACGCGCTGTATACAACATCGAGATTCCTGGTAATCAGTTTAGCGATCTGTTGGGGCTTGTTCCTTTCGCACTGCTCGGTGTTGTGCTTCAGGTTTGGTTGACAAATCGACGTCAAGTTCGGCTTGCGGATCTTGGTGCTGAATTAGATATCACCATCAGCATCAGAGTCCTTGAAAAGTTGATGTTGTTGCGTTTACCACAGCTCGAACGTTACACACCTCTCTCGCTTGCGAGTCGGTTACGCAGTTTTCAAGGACTTCGTTCATATCTCACAGGACCGTTGGCCCAGGCAGCTTTAGATCTTCCTTTCATTGTGATTTATCTGATTGCCATAGCTGTAATGAGTGTCCCCTTAATGCTGCTCACCTTGGTTATGGTGCTTATTTGTTTCGGTGGAGTTTATTTAGTCGGTCGTATTGCTCGCTCTGTTCAGCAACCTTTAAGTCGTAATCCTTCTAATCTTGAACCATTGCTCCTCGATCTTCTTGATCATTACGAGCGAATTAAGCGTACTGGGATGGAACGCATCTGGCATGCGCGAATTGAACGGGCATCGTCAGAAACTGCCATACAAGGTTTAGCGCCTATGCGCTTGCAACAGCTCCTAGCAATTCTTACGGGTGAGTTTTCTCAGCTAACAGGTGCACTTGTGCTTGCGACCGGTGCAGGAATTGCAATTGCAGGCGGAAGTGGTATTGAACTGGGCACAATGATTGCCGCCATGTTTTTTGTTTGGAGGGTATTTCGGCCGATTCAGATGGGCTATCAGGCTTTAAGTCGCTGGTCTCAAGTCAAGCCAACGCTCGAACAACTCAATCGTTTCATGGCATCGTCTGATGTTGAACCCAGTACTTCAGTGACCCAACCCTGGATCCTTCCGATGCCGCGAGGCCAAATTGAATTTTGCAATGTTACTTTGCGCCTTAATGCGTTGCAGGAGCCTTCCCTGTCTCAAGTGAATCTGAAGATCAAACCTGGCAATCTTGTTGTGCTAAATGGCCCAGAGGGTTCAGGTACGTCTTCGCTTCTTAGATTGCTTGATGGGCAAATTCAACCTGGAAGCGGTGTGATTCGATTTGATGGAACTGATTCACGTCAGTTCCCATTGATGCAGTTGCGGCATGCAATTGATTTCCTTTCGGATCGTCCGGGAGTGTTCTCTGCGACGTTGCGTGAAAATATGCGATTGGCTGATCCATTTGCTGATGATTCTTTGATTATTAATTGCCTTGAAATAATGGGTCTTGAAGATTTGATCGAAGGATCAGGATTGGATCGTCCAATTGCAATGCACGGTGTCAATGCCTTAGCTTTACATCAGCTGCAAGCTGTGGCGATTGCTCGAATGTTGATCAAGGATCATTCCATCTTTCTTCTTGATCATCCTTTTCGCTTGCTCGATAACAAAGGCACCGATTCGCTTCTTCGTCTTTTTCAGAAGCGTCGTGGGCTGGTTACCACAATTGTTGTTTCTGATGAGCCTCGTCTATTGGAAATGGCTGATCAGATCATTTTGATGAAGGCTGGCACTGTCAGTTTTTCTGGAACTCCTAAGGATCTGATGTCTGCCAAGCAAAAAGCATCGATGCAGCAAGCTGCGATGGCTGGAGGTTCATCGCCAAGCAATTGATGAGACATTGACTGCCAATCTCCAAGTCCCAACCACCATCTTCTTTTTTCACATTGTCGAGTCCCTCACACCAGCCTCCTTCTTCAAAAATGACTGATCCATTGGTTAAGGCGGAAGCTTCTCTATGGCAGATGCAGGCAGAGGAAACTGATCAAGCCTTTGGTCATGGAAGACGGGCAGAAGCGTTGTCTCTTGAATCTGGACAAGTTCCTCCGAACTTGTCCAGATGGCTGCTTGGTGCGACTGCGGTCATGGCTGGTTCGGTATTGGTTTCTGCATTGGTGCCAATTCAGAATTATGTAGTGGCTTCTGGTGAAATTGAACCGGCGGGAGAGATCCAGAAGGTGCAGCATCTTGAGGGTGGACTCATCCGGGATCAGTTGGTTGAGGAAGGAGAGAAAGTTCGTCGTGGTGATGTGTTGCTCACACTCAGTGAAGGACAGATTGGTTCACAGCAACAGCAAACTGCGACACGCATTACTAATTTGACGCTGGAACAACGTGAGCTGCGTAAAGCTCTTGGACAGGAGGCCCTGAATCTTGACCTTCCCACTCCTTCCTCGCCATCTGCGGAAGTGGAAAGGGCCTTTGCGGATCTTCTCGAACAAAAAGGATTAGACATTCAGCGTCAAATCAAGATTGGTGATCAGCGCCTTAAAACGCTTCAGGCGAAACGCAAGGAATATCTTGATGAAGTTGCACTATTGAAGGAGCAGACGAACTCCTATGCGTTTCTCGAAAATGCTGGGGCTATTTCGCATAACGACGTGCTTGAAGCGGAACGTAGGATTGCATCAACTGAAACAATGCTTGCAGAGCTTGATGGCACTATTTTAGAAACTCAGACGCAAAGATTTGAGCTCCGTTCCAAGTTGCGGACTGACATTCTCGAGCAGTTGGCTGATGTCACCAGTGAAAAGGCTGAGTTGCAAAGTGTTCTTGGTGAGCAACTTGATGAGGTCCGGAGATTGCAAGTCCGTTCTCCTGTTGATGGAATTGTTAAGTCATACACTGTTAAAACTATTGGTGGAGTGATTGCGCCTGGAAGTGTTGTTGCAGAAGTTGTGCCTCTAGGTGATCAACTTGAGGGGTTTTTGCGTGTTAAACCCTCAGATATTGGAAATGTCCAAAGAGGACAAAGGGCTGAGCTTAAGGTTTTGGCCTATGACTACAGCCGCTATGGAACGATTTCTGGTGTGGTTAGATCCATTTCTGCAGGTACTTTCCAGGATGAAAAAACTGGGGAACCTTATTACAAAGTTCGTGCTTCTTTGTCTCGCGATTATGCCGGTAAGAATGAAGGGAGAAATTTACTGGTGCCTGGCATGACGCTTACCGCTGATATCCTTACGGATCGTACTAATTTGCTCATGTATTTGCTTGGTCCTATTCGTCGTGGATTTGGTGACGCGATGCAACAATAGTTCGTTGATATGGATCAATGTTGGCAATCTGTAGGTTCTAGAAAGTCTCTTAAATATCTTTCTTTTGTGCTTGGTGCTCAATGATTGATCAGTATTGATTTTGGCGGATTCCGTCGTAGTCGTTTTAATTTCTACGTTGTTTGTTCATTTGAGCCGCTGCCCTTTGCTATTTGGGTTTCTCATTAAAAAAACCCTCGCCGCAAGGCGAGGGTTGCTGAGCCAGATCAATGAATGATCAGTCGAGGTCAGGCATTGCCAAAGTTGGTTCTGCTTGACGATCGATTCCTTTTTCGAAACCAGCAGCGGCTGCGCGGGCGCGGCCTGCGTGCCAGAGGTGACCCACCAGGAAGAAGAAGGCGAGCACAAACTGGGCTGCACCCAGCCACTGGCGAAGGTTCACGAAGTTCACCGAGTTGGGCTCGGTGATGATGCCTCCAACAGAGTTGAGTGAGGCATTAGGAGCGTGAGTCATGTATTCAGCTGCGCGGCGAACCTGCCAAGGCTGAATATCGTTTTGGAGTTTGTCGAGACTGAGTCCATTCGGACCACGCAGGGGCTCGAGCCAGGGACCTCGGAAGTCCCAGAAACGCATGGTTTCACCACCAAAGATGATTTCTCCGGTGGGGGAGCGCATCAGGTACTTACCAAGACCAGTGGGGCCCATGGCCGAACCGATGTTGGCGCCCATGCGTTGGTCACGCACAAGGAAGGTGAAGCTCTGTGCTTGAGAGGCTTCAGCGTTGGTTGGTCCCCAGAACTCTGAGGGATAGGCGGTGTTGTTGAACCAGATAAAGGCTGAACAAATGAAGCTCATGAAGCTGAGAGCTCCAAGGCTGTAGCTCAGATAAGCCTCACCATTCCAGATGAAGGCGCGACGCACCCAGCCGAAGGGCTTGGTGATGACGTGCCAGATACCACCGAAGATGCAGGTCAAACCAAGCCAGATGTGGCCACCGATGATGTCCTCCATGGAGTTCACACCGATGATCCAGCCCTCGCCCCCAAACGGAGCTCGGAACAAATAACCAAAGATCACACCTGGATCAAGAGTTGGATTCGTGATCAAACGAACATCTCCACCACCTGGGGCCCAGGTGTCGTAGACGCCGCCAAAGAACATGGCCTTAAAGACCAAAAGCAGGCAGCCAACGCCAAGAAGGATCAGGTGATAACCGATGATGTTGGTCATCTGGTTTTTGTCGCGCCAATCCTGGGAGAAGAAGGTGGAGTAATTCTCCAGAATCTCGGGACCGCGCAATGCGTGGTACAGACCGCCTAGGCCGAGCACGGCAGAACTGATGAGGTGAAGAACACCCACCACGAAGAAGGGGAAGAGATCAGTGACCTCACCGCCAGGACCAACGCCATAGCCGAGCGTGGCGACGTGGGGCATGCAAATGACACCCTGCTCATACATCGGCTTGTCGAAGGTGAAGTGACTCACCTCAAACAGAATCATGGCTCCAGCCCAGAACACCATCAGACCAGCGTGGGCCACGTGGGCACCTAGCAGTCGGCCAGATAGGTTGATGAGACGAGCATTACCGGACCACCAGGCATAGCCGGTGGAGTCGAGGTCTTTACCGCCAGTGGCGATAAGACCGGAATTAAAGGGCGTTTCCACGGGGCAGAACCTCTTCAGGGAAGACGAAGTTTTCGTGCGGCTGGTCAGCCGGTGCCATCCAGGCACGCAGACCTTCATTCAGAAGAATGTTCTTCGTGTAGAAGGTTTCAAATTCAGGATCCTCTGCTGCGCGGATTTCCTGTGACACGAAGTCATAGGCACGCAAGTTGAGGGCAAGGCCGACGATGCCAATAGCACTGGTCCACAGACCCATCACTGGCACAAACAGCATNNNNNNNNNNNNNNNNNNNNNNNNNNNNNNNNNNNNNNNNNNNNNNNNNNNNNNNNNNNNNNNNNNNNNNNNNNNNNNNNNNNNNNNNNNNNNNNNNNNNCGCTTGAGCCAGTCATCGAGGACGTCGAACCATCCCCGCTGCGGCATGCGACCTGCAGCGATCGTCATGAGTTGAACGGTGCGGTTAACCCGCAAGCATTGGGTTCCGGCTGACCTTAACAATGTTGTTGGCTAGTTCGGGGCTGAGATGGCTCAGCTGAAACCCGTTGTATCGGAAAGCATCTTCTGGGTTTCTTTAGATTTGATTCTTCGTTTCGTGGCAATGCTTTGTATTGGGCGCATCCCATTGGCTTTGCAGTCCAAACTGTTCTCTGATTTCTGGCTTTGATGGCCGCTGACCTGCTCGAGCAACCCGTCCTCGGTTCACGCCGGCTTTCAAACATTCTCGTTGCCCTAGGGGTGACGATTGGCGGTATTGGGTTTTTGTTTGCTTCCCTGTCCAGCTATCTGGGTAGGGATCTCCTTCCCTTGGGCCATCCCGCTGGCTTGGTGTTTGTTCCCCAAGGCCTTGTGATGGGCTTGTACAGCCTGGCGGCAGCCCTTCTTGCCACCTATCTCTGGGCCGTGATCACGATCAACGTGGGCTCGGGTAGTAATCGTTTTGACCGCTCCGCTGGTGTGGTGACGATCTCCAGGCGTGGATTTCGTCAGCCGATCAGCGTGGAAATTCCCATCAAGGACATTCAGGCGGTGAAAGTTGAGGTGAGAGATGGTTTCAACACGCGACGCCGTGTTTCTCTTCGCGTTCGCGGAAGACGAGACATGCCCCTCACCCGTGTTGGCGAACCCCTCCCTCTGGCCCAGTTGGAACAGGACGGAGCCGAGTTGGCGCGTTTCTTGGGTGTGAATCTCGAAGGCCTTTGATGTTCTCTTTTATGCAGCGCTCAATTCTGCGGACGCTTTTATCCCTTGCCGTCTGCTTGCCGCTTCTTGTTGGTTGCTCTCAGTCCAATACTGCGTCAACGGCTTCCGTCCCTTCGGGCTGCAGCCAGGCCAGTAGTCCCTGTCTTCAAGGGAAGGCCGAGGTTGAGCTCACGACCACCCGC
The window above is part of the Synechococcus sp. WH 8020 genome. Proteins encoded here:
- a CDS encoding ABC transporter transmembrane domain-containing protein codes for the protein MRSRDVRILVAASVSINLIVLAIPLYINRIYTSVVPQQASESLAAITLLLAAVLLLDVVLKVLRAWVVTWLAASTEHRLRMSAVRSVLGSDSTAVRSQPLKARLAQLRSPTVLRNQFEQQWLVRYVDVPFSLVYLVVLGWIGGWLVVPPLALAPFFVIFARQAASDVVSSTREHHHLEVNRNQMVVNGLGLSPTIKTLNLEGFLIRRLEPLQEALSRRSYEQESATARLQNLSTLFAQLNQLLIVSMGGWLVIQQDLSTGALAACTLLSGQVAAPLGKLFAADGQKANLDQATSDYQQLINLPQEQNLLIGADETPLNTTLAFCGQHLQPGAIMILLGGSPGQSTALLDAIQVADDDPAFGFEFGRQSLSAFRKTWLRRSLARLKSAPDPFRGTLMDSLTGFEANTRSADAVALCQQHGVSSLIQALPRGYNTIISESQDYPLSLGLRFRISVIQALLNNPSVLLLDGTFPQLTPDCLSWFLDLKVSCSRLIALQRETPGLPGDIQYLRWNADQLEEVVL
- a CDS encoding HlyD family type I secretion periplasmic adaptor subunit; protein product: MTDPLVKAEASLWQMQAEETDQAFGHGRRAEALSLESGQVPPNLSRWLLGATAVMAGSVLVSALVPIQNYVVASGEIEPAGEIQKVQHLEGGLIRDQLVEEGEKVRRGDVLLTLSEGQIGSQQQQTATRITNLTLEQRELRKALGQEALNLDLPTPSSPSAEVERAFADLLEQKGLDIQRQIKIGDQRLKTLQAKRKEYLDEVALLKEQTNSYAFLENAGAISHNDVLEAERRIASTETMLAELDGTILETQTQRFELRSKLRTDILEQLADVTSEKAELQSVLGEQLDEVRRLQVRSPVDGIVKSYTVKTIGGVIAPGSVVAEVVPLGDQLEGFLRVKPSDIGNVQRGQRAELKVLAYDYSRYGTISGVVRSISAGTFQDEKTGEPYYKVRASLSRDYAGKNEGRNLLVPGMTLTADILTDRTNLLMYLLGPIRRGFGDAMQQ
- a CDS encoding photosystem I assembly protein Ycf4 codes for the protein MAADLLEQPVLGSRRLSNILVALGVTIGGIGFLFASLSSYLGRDLLPLGHPAGLVFVPQGLVMGLYSLAAALLATYLWAVITINVGSGSNRFDRSAGVVTISRRGFRQPISVEIPIKDIQAVKVEVRDGFNTRRRVSLRVRGRRDMPLTRVGEPLPLAQLEQDGAELARFLGVNLEGL
- the psbC gene encoding photosystem II reaction center protein CP43, producing the protein METPFNSGLIATGGKDLDSTGYAWWSGNARLINLSGRLLGAHVAHAGLMVFWAGAMILFEVSHFTFDKPMYEQGVICMPHVATLGYGVGPGGEVTDLFPFFVVGVLHLISSAVLGLGGLYHALRGPEILENYSTFFSQDWRDKNQMTNIIGYHLILLGVGCLLLVFKAMFFGGVYDTWAPGGGDVRLITNPTLDPGVIFGYLFRAPFGGEGWIIGVNSMEDIIGGHIWLGLTCIFGGIWHVITKPFGWVRRAFIWNGEAYLSYSLGALSFMSFICSAFIWFNNTAYPSEFWGPTNAEASQAQSFTFLVRDQRMGANIGSAMGPTGLGKYLMRSPTGEIIFGGETMRFWDFRGPWLEPLRGPNGLSLDKLQNDIQPWQVRRAAEYMTHAPNASLNSVGGIITEPNSVNFVNLRQWLGAAQFVLAFFFLVGHLWHAGRARAAAAGFEKGIDRQAEPTLAMPDLD
- a CDS encoding ATP-binding cassette domain-containing protein, whose product is MSRDILFEKLAQSESPSARLLPELLDALAWSGESVQLRNALSGSPLSMDGVDLLNTLANLGFRWDVRRFRGALTPERLPPLDFPVLIRSQLGKTFQLIENEQDLRKALPSLRRLFVYSFRFEPQRLAEQRQWFQALVLRFRGSIAELYVMSLLIALLTLVLPFYIRAVYNIEIPGNQFSDLLGLVPFALLGVVLQVWLTNRRQVRLADLGAELDITISIRVLEKLMLLRLPQLERYTPLSLASRLRSFQGLRSYLTGPLAQAALDLPFIVIYLIAIAVMSVPLMLLTLVMVLICFGGVYLVGRIARSVQQPLSRNPSNLEPLLLDLLDHYERIKRTGMERIWHARIERASSETAIQGLAPMRLQQLLAILTGEFSQLTGALVLATGAGIAIAGGSGIELGTMIAAMFFVWRVFRPIQMGYQALSRWSQVKPTLEQLNRFMASSDVEPSTSVTQPWILPMPRGQIEFCNVTLRLNALQEPSLSQVNLKIKPGNLVVLNGPEGSGTSSLLRLLDGQIQPGSGVIRFDGTDSRQFPLMQLRHAIDFLSDRPGVFSATLRENMRLADPFADDSLIINCLEIMGLEDLIEGSGLDRPIAMHGVNALALHQLQAVAIARMLIKDHSIFLLDHPFRLLDNKGTDSLLRLFQKRRGLVTTIVVSDEPRLLEMADQIILMKAGTVSFSGTPKDLMSAKQKASMQQAAMAGGSSPSN